From the Terriglobales bacterium genome, one window contains:
- a CDS encoding DUF4386 domain-containing protein has protein sequence MGHPAGIRATKRQQLMKDAILEHPRRIARIAGTLYLLEMMTGAISIYALGTIVVAGDAAATAANTRSHESLLLLSFAFNLSQFACYIGVTGLLYWLLRPVNAVVSLLAAFFSLTGCIVGAVSCLFQIAPLIILRGPKYLTVFNSTQLDALAFLLHRLYSQCFEISFVFFGFYCLLIGYLVYKSGCVPRLIGAGMMLAGVLWLIFLWPPLAESVFQYVVLAALGELALALWLVIVGVDQQQWKVLAARGPS, from the coding sequence ATGGGGCACCCGGCCGGAATCAGAGCAACAAAGAGGCAACAATTAATGAAAGATGCCATCTTGGAACACCCGCGGCGGATAGCGCGGATCGCCGGAACCTTATACCTGCTGGAGATGATGACGGGAGCGATCTCGATCTACGCTTTGGGCACGATCGTAGTAGCTGGCGATGCCGCAGCGACGGCGGCTAACACTCGCTCCCACGAATCGCTCTTGCTGCTAAGCTTTGCCTTCAATCTCTCGCAGTTCGCGTGCTATATCGGGGTAACAGGATTGCTGTACTGGCTGTTGAGGCCGGTCAACGCAGTCGTCTCCTTGTTGGCGGCCTTTTTCAGCCTCACCGGGTGCATCGTGGGAGCGGTGAGTTGCCTTTTTCAAATCGCTCCGCTGATTATTTTGCGCGGACCTAAGTATTTAACCGTTTTCAATAGCACTCAACTCGACGCGCTCGCTTTCCTGCTGCACAGGCTCTACAGCCAGTGCTTTGAGATCAGCTTTGTGTTTTTCGGTTTCTATTGCCTGCTGATCGGCTACCTTGTTTACAAGTCGGGATGTGTGCCGCGTCTTATCGGAGCCGGGATGATGCTTGCGGGCGTACTGTGGCTAATCTTTTTATGGCCGCCGCTCGCAGAGTCTGTGTTCCAGTATGTTGTTCTGGCAGCGCTGGGCGAACTAGCGCTGGCATTGTGGCTCGTGATTGTGGGAGTGGACCAACAACAGTGGAAGGTGCTAGCCGCGAGGGGGCCGTCCTAG
- a CDS encoding IS481 family transposase, which yields MDLREQRVQFVVAAIRKEKPFRILYKEFGVSGPTGRLWVKRYIEQGVEGIAERSRRPHHSPRKTSDNIERQVVEMRERFPDWGARKLQHQLQQLRVKVTVSTVHRILLRHGMVADEDRHRSAPQRFERATPNELWQMDFKSPIRWGTPVGPLSVLDDHSRYVVILHAIGHARGDLVRTKLEHAFEQSGVPQGMLMDHGSPWWSTTSPLGATNLSLWLMRQGIRLHWSGFRHPQTQGKVERFHGSLQRALERRGTRDMTPQAWLDAYRWEHNHVRPHEALGMKTPASVWRPSNKPYDPHPPRWEYPEKAHVLKVDCQGKITLSGRNWKIGKAFIGEWVQVVSVESRRQICYCSTMIRELDLESQRATAVARWLSSETT from the coding sequence ATGGATCTTCGAGAACAAAGAGTGCAGTTCGTGGTAGCGGCGATACGAAAAGAGAAGCCGTTTCGGATTTTGTACAAGGAGTTTGGAGTTTCCGGTCCGACGGGTCGGTTATGGGTGAAGCGTTATATCGAGCAAGGCGTGGAGGGCATTGCGGAGCGCAGCCGACGACCGCATCATAGCCCACGCAAGACCAGCGACAACATCGAGCGGCAAGTAGTGGAAATGCGCGAGCGCTTTCCCGATTGGGGAGCGCGTAAACTGCAGCACCAACTGCAGCAACTGAGGGTGAAAGTCACAGTGAGCACGGTGCATCGCATTCTGCTGCGGCACGGCATGGTAGCCGACGAAGATCGCCATCGCTCTGCGCCGCAGCGGTTTGAACGAGCGACGCCCAACGAACTGTGGCAAATGGACTTCAAGAGTCCGATTCGCTGGGGAACCCCGGTGGGACCGCTGTCGGTGTTGGATGATCACAGTCGTTACGTAGTGATTCTGCACGCGATCGGCCATGCTCGCGGGGATCTGGTACGCACGAAACTGGAGCATGCGTTTGAACAAAGTGGTGTGCCACAAGGCATGCTCATGGACCACGGTTCGCCGTGGTGGAGCACAACTTCTCCCTTGGGAGCGACGAATCTCTCGTTATGGCTGATGCGCCAGGGCATTCGCCTGCACTGGAGCGGCTTTCGACATCCACAAACCCAGGGCAAGGTAGAACGGTTTCATGGATCGCTGCAACGAGCACTGGAACGGCGTGGAACGCGAGATATGACTCCGCAAGCTTGGCTGGACGCCTATCGTTGGGAGCACAACCACGTACGACCGCACGAAGCGTTGGGAATGAAGACTCCTGCCAGTGTCTGGCGGCCAAGCAACAAGCCGTATGATCCACATCCACCGCGATGGGAGTATCCGGAAAAAGCTCACGTGCTGAAGGTGGACTGCCAGGGCAAGATCACGCTATCAGGACGAAACTGGAAGATCGGCAAGGCCTTTATCGGCGAGTGGGTGCAAGTGGTGTCGGTGGAATCGCGACGGCAAATTTGCTACTGCTCCACCATGATCCGCGAGCTCGATCTGGAAAGCCAGCGCGCGACCGCGGTCGCGCGCTGGCTTTCCAGTGAGACTACTTAA
- the greB gene encoding transcription elongation factor GreB, giving the protein MRKGFTRKPQADESATRNKNYITPGGLQRLKDEHRFLLIRERPAIVEVVAWAAGNGDRSENADYKYGKRRLRQIDGRIRFLAKRIEAAEVVDPEAPRAGQAATRTFFGATVRYANSAGAERVVSIVGTDEVDLNRNHISWVSPLGRALMKSAAGDSVILQAPGGTEYLTVLEVGYKRIFIEPFREPPGCEASAKGLPRRR; this is encoded by the coding sequence TTGCGGAAAGGGTTTACGAGAAAACCGCAAGCGGACGAGTCCGCCACGCGAAACAAGAACTACATAACGCCGGGCGGGCTGCAGCGCCTCAAAGACGAGCACAGATTTCTGCTCATCAGGGAACGCCCGGCCATTGTGGAGGTGGTGGCATGGGCAGCCGGCAACGGTGATCGCAGTGAGAATGCCGATTACAAGTACGGCAAGCGGCGGCTGCGACAGATCGATGGACGAATTCGCTTTCTCGCCAAGCGCATCGAAGCCGCGGAAGTGGTGGACCCGGAAGCTCCGAGAGCGGGGCAGGCGGCGACGAGGACATTCTTCGGTGCGACCGTACGCTATGCCAATTCTGCGGGAGCGGAGCGAGTGGTGAGCATCGTGGGCACGGACGAGGTCGATCTCAACCGCAACCACATCAGTTGGGTTTCCCCTCTGGGGCGCGCGTTGATGAAGTCGGCAGCCGGCGACAGCGTAATTCTCCAGGCGCCGGGCGGTACAGAATATTTGACCGTGCTGGAAGTTGGCTACAAGCGCATTTTCATCGAACCATTCCGTGAACCACCTGGATGCGAAGCCTCGGCAAAGGGACTCCCTCGGCGACGCTAA
- a CDS encoding isocitrate lyase/phosphoenolpyruvate mutase family protein → MLSHDSSDQIAKAQKFRDLHQRDNAFIIPNPWDAGTARLLTHLGFEALATTSMGSAFSHGRKDNTLSREETLAYASEIVAASPLPVSGDLGNGFGDSPESAAETIRLAGAAGLVGGSIEDATARGEDPIYELHHAAERVRAAVEAARGLSFPFMLTARAENFLWSRPDLADTIKRLQAFQDAGADVLYAPGLRTREDIAAVVQSVDRPVNVLMGLQGVQLDITELSALGVKRISVGSALCRAALGAFLRAAREMREHGTFNWTSEAVSPRELTPLFQGNRNEASGTGNRTSG, encoded by the coding sequence ATGCTGAGTCATGACAGTTCTGATCAGATTGCGAAAGCGCAGAAGTTCCGTGACCTTCACCAGCGCGACAACGCATTCATTATTCCCAACCCGTGGGACGCGGGCACAGCTCGCCTGCTCACCCACTTAGGGTTTGAGGCGCTTGCCACAACCAGCATGGGCTCGGCCTTTTCTCATGGACGAAAGGACAACACCTTGAGTCGCGAGGAAACTCTAGCCTACGCGTCTGAAATCGTGGCCGCTTCCCCGTTGCCGGTCAGCGGTGATCTCGGGAACGGCTTTGGCGATTCACCCGAGTCTGCCGCTGAGACCATCCGGCTGGCGGGCGCCGCAGGACTGGTAGGTGGATCGATTGAAGACGCTACCGCACGCGGCGAAGATCCCATCTACGAGCTGCACCATGCAGCCGAGCGCGTACGCGCGGCCGTCGAAGCGGCTCGAGGCCTTTCTTTTCCTTTCATGCTCACGGCGCGGGCTGAGAATTTTCTCTGGAGTCGTCCCGATCTCGCCGACACGATCAAGCGCCTGCAGGCATTTCAAGATGCCGGCGCAGACGTTCTCTATGCACCAGGCCTGCGCACGCGAGAAGACATTGCTGCTGTGGTTCAGTCCGTGGATCGCCCCGTCAACGTGCTGATGGGACTGCAAGGAGTTCAGTTGGACATCACTGAGCTCTCCGCGCTCGGAGTAAAGAGGATCAGTGTCGGCAGTGCACTTTGCCGAGCGGCCCTCGGCGCCTTTTTGCGTGCCGCACGCGAAATGCGCGAGCATGGCACTTTCAACTGGACTTCCGAGGCCGTCAGCCCTCGGGAACTGACGCCACTATTCCAGGGGAATCGTAATGAAGCGAGCGGGACCGGGAACCGAACCTCGGGATAA
- a CDS encoding GNAT family protein translates to MANIDPVLIDVPMPIRTPRLTIRPKQIGDGAIVSAAVMETWPELTRWMRWAENPDMFTAARMEIRNRHVMASFLLRQNIELIGIEIRTGEAVVWCGFHDIDWQARQCDTGFWVRKSAQRRGIATEAANALVRYAFGALRMQRVGLTHSRGNEASRRIAEKLGFTLEGMQQKANLLPGGRTEDRYCYARFDLSGVPDLQVTWGP, encoded by the coding sequence ATGGCAAACATTGACCCAGTTCTGATCGATGTGCCGATGCCTATCCGCACGCCACGGTTGACGATCCGGCCGAAGCAGATCGGCGACGGCGCAATCGTATCCGCTGCGGTGATGGAAACGTGGCCAGAGCTCACCCGATGGATGCGCTGGGCCGAGAATCCAGATATGTTTACAGCCGCACGCATGGAAATCCGTAACCGGCATGTGATGGCCAGCTTTCTGCTGCGGCAAAATATTGAGTTGATCGGAATCGAAATTCGAACTGGGGAAGCGGTAGTTTGGTGCGGCTTTCATGATATCGACTGGCAGGCGCGCCAGTGCGACACTGGCTTTTGGGTGCGAAAGAGCGCTCAACGGCGGGGGATCGCGACGGAAGCTGCCAATGCGCTGGTGCGCTATGCGTTTGGCGCGCTTAGAATGCAGCGGGTTGGGCTAACGCACTCGCGCGGAAATGAAGCGAGCCGCCGAATCGCCGAGAAGCTTGGCTTCACTCTGGAAGGGATGCAGCAGAAGGCCAATTTGCTCCCTGGCGGCAGAACGGAAGACAGGTACTGCTACGCCCGTTTCGATCTTTCCGGAGTTCCTGACTTACAGGTGACTTGGGGACCTTGA
- a CDS encoding NAD(P)(+) transhydrogenase (Re/Si-specific) subunit beta gives MMTIAGVQQYLDFAYVAAVILFILSLKWLSSPTTARWGVLAGEVGSAIAVAATLFNPEIVQYKWIIIMLIIGAGVGIPLGLVKMTAVPQRTALSHAFGAASAAMIGIAEYYVGVPRVTRFQMGEIGLEVIIGSLTFTGSLIAAGKLQEILPQRPIVYRGQNIVSLAVLGLALLLAVLMVINPAQSWLFPIMVIVALGFGVLLVTPIGGADMPTVISLLNSYAGFSAALLGFVLNSKVLVVAGALDGSSGFILSVIMCKAMNRSFTNVLFGAFGQVATSTSAAKEERPVRSASPEDAAGILEIARKVVIVPGYGMAVAQAQHKVRELYDALIKRGVDVQFAIHPVAGRMPGHMNVLLAEADVPYDHLKEMDDINGDLPQTDVALVIGANDVTNPAAKTDKSSPIFGMPVIDVEKAHTTMVIKRSMNPGFAGIDNPLYYMENTLMLFGDAKAFVTNIVKELSTHN, from the coding sequence ATGATGACCATCGCCGGTGTTCAGCAGTATCTCGACTTCGCCTATGTCGCCGCAGTCATTCTCTTTATTCTTTCGCTCAAGTGGCTGAGCTCGCCGACAACGGCACGATGGGGCGTGCTCGCCGGCGAAGTCGGCTCCGCCATTGCCGTCGCGGCGACTCTGTTTAATCCCGAGATCGTTCAATACAAGTGGATCATCATCATGCTCATCATCGGCGCCGGCGTCGGCATCCCCTTGGGCCTGGTGAAGATGACGGCGGTCCCGCAGCGAACGGCCTTGAGCCATGCCTTCGGAGCAGCTTCGGCGGCGATGATCGGAATCGCCGAATACTACGTAGGTGTTCCGCGTGTGACCCGCTTTCAAATGGGCGAGATCGGGCTCGAGGTAATCATCGGATCGCTAACGTTTACCGGAAGTTTGATCGCTGCCGGCAAGCTGCAGGAGATTCTGCCGCAGCGGCCGATCGTCTATCGCGGGCAGAACATCGTGAGCCTTGCCGTGCTTGGTTTGGCTCTGCTGCTCGCGGTCCTCATGGTGATCAATCCTGCGCAATCGTGGTTGTTTCCCATTATGGTCATCGTCGCGCTCGGATTCGGAGTCCTTTTGGTCACGCCGATCGGCGGCGCCGACATGCCAACGGTGATTTCGCTCTTGAACTCCTACGCCGGCTTTTCTGCCGCCCTGCTCGGATTTGTTCTGAACAGCAAGGTGCTGGTCGTCGCCGGTGCGCTCGATGGCTCTTCCGGATTTATTCTCTCCGTCATCATGTGCAAGGCGATGAACCGCTCCTTCACCAACGTTCTGTTCGGAGCGTTCGGCCAGGTTGCCACCTCGACTTCCGCTGCGAAGGAAGAACGACCCGTGCGCAGCGCCTCACCCGAGGATGCCGCGGGAATTTTGGAGATCGCGCGCAAGGTTGTGATCGTTCCTGGCTATGGCATGGCGGTAGCCCAGGCACAGCATAAAGTCCGGGAACTGTATGACGCGCTCATCAAGCGCGGAGTCGATGTGCAGTTCGCCATTCACCCTGTCGCCGGTCGCATGCCCGGCCACATGAACGTGCTGCTCGCCGAAGCCGATGTGCCTTACGACCACCTGAAGGAGATGGATGACATCAACGGCGACTTACCACAAACCGATGTAGCGCTGGTGATCGGCGCCAACGACGTTACCAATCCGGCGGCCAAGACGGATAAATCAAGTCCCATTTTCGGAATGCCGGTGATCGATGTGGAGAAGGCACACACCACGATGGTGATCAAGCGCAGCATGAATCCGGGCTTTGCCGGCATCGATAACCCGCTTTATTACATGGAAAACACCCTGATGCTGTTTGGCGACGCGAAGGCTTTCGTCACAAACATTGTGAAAGAGCTTTCAACTCACAACTGA
- a CDS encoding NAD(P) transhydrogenase subunit alpha has translation MPPDFISNVYVFIVAGFCGFELIKRVSPLLHTPLMSLTNALDAIVVVAAIIIAGRHETALTTVLGAIAIAASFSNMVGGFFITDRMLRMFKAGKAKQ, from the coding sequence ATGCCACCTGATTTTATCTCCAACGTTTATGTCTTTATTGTGGCGGGATTTTGCGGTTTCGAGCTCATCAAGCGGGTCTCGCCGCTGCTGCACACCCCGCTGATGTCGCTGACCAACGCGCTCGATGCGATCGTGGTAGTCGCCGCTATCATTATCGCTGGACGGCACGAAACTGCGTTGACGACCGTGCTGGGCGCTATCGCGATCGCTGCATCGTTCAGCAACATGGTAGGCGGCTTCTTTATCACCGACCGCATGCTGCGCATGTTCAAGGCTGGGAAGGCGAAGCAATGA